TGGGGCCGGACCGGCGATCGGCCTATATGTGGGCCAACGTCAACAAGGAACACCTGTCGCAATTCACGATCGACAACCAGGCGCAGCTGGACTTCCAGACCGGGGCGCTGCGGCACACGCTGCTTGCGGGGGTGGACTACCAGTACCTGGAAAATGACATCCGCCGCGGCGGGCAGTATTTCGGCGCCAACCCGATCAATGTGTACGACCCGGACTACAGCGGATTTCCGCGGGTGCCTGTCACGGTCAACCAGACCACCCGCCTGACGCAGCTGGGCGGCTACCTGCAGGAGCAGCTGCGCTGGGACCGCTGGCTGCTGACCGTGGGCGGGCGCCAGGACTACGCGCGTACCGACGACACGCAGCGCGACGCGCAGACCGGCGCGCGCACCGCGTCCACCGATACGGGCGACCACGCTTTCACCTGGCGCGCGGGCCTGAACTACAAGTTCGACAACGGCATCTCGCCCTACGTCAGCTATTCCACTTCGTTCCAGCCGCAGAGCGGCAACGACGCGAGCGGCGCGCCGTTCGTGCCGACGCGCGGCAAGCAGTACGAGGTAGGGGTGAAGTTCCAGCCGGCCAACGTGCGCAGCTTCGCCACGGTGGCGCTGTATGACCTGCGCCAGACCAACGTGCTGACGGCCGATCCGCAGCGGCCGCAGTTTTCGGTGCAGTCCGGGGAAATCCGTTCACGCGGGCTGGAGCTGGAAGCACACGCCGAATTGACGCGCGAGCTGAGCCTGGTGGCATCCTATGCCTACATGGACAACGTCGTCACCAAGGCCAACGACGCCAGCCAGGGCAAGCATCCCACCGGCGTACCCAAGCACATGGCGTCGGTCTGGACCGACTACACCATCCATGGGGGCGACCTGAACGGGCTGGGCTTTGGCGGCGGCGTGCGCTATCTCGGCAAGACGTACGGCTCGGTCGACAACACCTTCACCTTGCCCGGGCGCGTGCTGGTGGATGCGGCGGTGCACTACGACACCGGCCGCTGGCGCTTTGGCCTGAACGCCAGCAACCTGTTCAACAAGCAGTACCTGGCCTACTGCAACAGCACCATGATCTGCTACTGGGGCGCGAGCCGCACGCTGCTGGCCACGGCCCGGTACCAGTGGTGAGGATCCGCTGAACGCGACGGCGGCCTTGATGTACAAGGCCGCCGTCTTGCCTGAACGCCTGCCGCATCAGGACTTCGGCAGCAGTTCCGGCTTGAGGATGCCGCGCAGGTCGGCGTAGGGGATGCTCAGCTCGGGCTCGCCGTACGAGTACGGCGCGATCGAGTAGGCGTCGTACTTGACCACGATGCCGTCGCGCGTGAGCGCGAAGTTGTCGCTTTCCTGGAACGGCCACATCTTGCCGTAGGCCGCCGGGTCGCGCTTGGCGTCGCTGTTGCCGGCCAGCCACTTGGCGTGGGCGCGCTGCAGCGCGGCGACGTATTCGGCGCGGCGGCCGGGGATCAGGGCCTCGTCCAGCGCCATGACGCGGCCGCGGCTGCGTTCCCAGTTCAGGTACTGGGTGGCGGGGATGCCGTGCGCCGCGCCGGTCAGGAACTGCTCGGTGTGCAGCTCGATCGAGACGATGTCGCCGATGGCGTCCTTGACGCTGGCCTTGAAGAAGGTGGCGTCGCGCGGGCGCGCGGTGGACCAGAAGTACTGCGTGTATTCCGACAGCGTCTCGTAGGGGCCGCGGCGGTTGGCGTCGGTGCCGGTCATGTAGGCCAGCACGTGGTCGACCAGCGCGGTCAGCTTCGGGATGCCGGGAAAGGCCACGCTGTCGATCTCGATGCGCGGGCAGTCGCCCTTGCAGTCGGGCTTGTTGGACGCCCACTTGATGCGCTCGGTGGCGAGGTCGCCGATCTTTTCGGGCGTGGCCGTGCTGGCGGCCGCCGTCGGCGACTCCAGCGTGATGTTGGCGGGGGGCGAACTGCCGCAGCCGGCCAATGCCAGCAGGGCGGCTCCCAGGACCGCGGCGGACAGGCCGCGCGGCATACGGGGACGACGCATTGAACTACCTCCAGAAAACCCGGCCGCGCGCGGGCGCGGCCGTCCAACGGTTACCCGCGGCGGATCAGGGAACGACCGCGGTCCATTCGGGCGTGGAGAACTTCTCGGCGGCCTGGGCCTCGGCCTGCGCCAGCGTGGCGGCGCCCAGCTGGCCCGGCGTCAGCCGGTGCAGGCTGGCGAAGGTATCCACCATGCGCTGGATGATGACCTCGCGCGCCAGCCCGGTCTGGGTGCGCAGCGGGTCGACGCGCTTCTTGGCGCTGGTGGTGCCCTTGTCCGACAGTTTCTCACGCCCGATGCGCAAGACTTCCACCATTTTATCGGCGTCGATGTCGTAGGACATGGTGACGTGGTGCAGCACCGCGCCGGCGCGGCGCGCCTGGGCGGCGCCGCCGATCTTGCCGATGTCCGAGGCGATGTCGTTGAGCGGCTGGTACCAGGCCTTGATGCCCAGCCCCTGCAGCGCCTGCAGCACCCAGGCGTCCAGGAACGCATAGCTTTCCTGGAAGCTCATGCCGTGCACCAGCGCCTGCGGCGCGCTCAGCGAATAGGTGATGCTGTTGCCCGGCTCGATGAACATCGCGCCGCCGCCGCTGACGCGGCGCACGACCTCGATGCCGTGGCGCCGGGCGCCCTCGGGGTCGACTTCGTTCTTGAGCGATTGGAAGCGGCCGATCACGACCGCGGGCGCCGACCATTCCCAGATGCGCAGGGTGGGCGGGCGCGTGCCGGCGCCGACTTCGTCGGTGATGACGGCGTCCAGCGCCATGTGCAGCGCGGGGCGCTGCGGGGCTTCGTGGATCAGTTGCCAGTCGTAGTCGTTCCAGTCGGTGCGCGTCATGCCAGCGCCCTCCGCAGCACCACCGCCACGGCCTCGGCCGAGAAGCCGAACATTTCGGTATTGGCGGGCAGCGCCGACTGCACCGCCAGCGCCAGTTCCAGCTCGCCGGCGTCGGCGGGCAGGCCGTTCAGGCCGGCGTTGATGGCTTCCAGCGCTTCCGGCGGTTCGAGAAAGAAATCACCGCTGATGCGGACATCGGCCAGGCGGCCGTCGCGGACTTCCAGGTCCGCGACCACCAGCTTGCCGCCGGGGACTTTGTATTCGCCGTGCATGGGGCGCTCCTTTGATAATCAGGGCCTGCGCCGGGCGGCGGCTACAGGCTCAGTTTCATGCCGTCGTGACTGGCCTTGAACCCGAGGCTTTCATAGAAGCGACGGGCGTCGGGCCGGGCGCGGTCGGTGGTCAGCTGCACCATCTCGCATCCCTGCGAGCGGCATTGCTCGATGGCCCACTCGAACATGGCGCGCCCCAGGCCCTGGCCGCGCGAGGACGAGGCGATGCGCACGCTCTCGATCTGTCCGCGCCATTGGCCCAGCCGCGACAGGCCGGGTATGAACGATAACTGCAAACAGCCGACCAGGCGCGCGTCGCGCTCGACCACCGCGAAGAACTGGTTCGGGTCCTGCTCGATGGCGGCAAAAGCCGCAGTGTAGCGGGGGTTGAGCGGAATCGAGGGATCTTCGCGCCTGGCGCCCAGTTCGTCGTCGGCCAGCATGGCCACGATGTCGGGCAGGTCGTCGGCGCGGGCGCGGCGGAAACGCAAGGGGGAATCGGTCATCGCGGCCTCGCTCAGCGCACGTTCCGGGCGGACTGGCCGAACAGGATGCGGTGCGATTCGTCGTCGCTGACGGACGGCGCGGTGTTGACCTTGTCGGCCAGCGCGTAGGCGCGCTGCACGGCCGGGCGGGCGGCGATGGCGTCGAACCAGCGCTTCAGGTGCGGAAAGTCGTTCAGGTCCTGGCCCTGCTTGGCGTGCGGCACGATCCAGGGGTAGGCGGCCATGTCGGCGATGGAGTAGTCGCCGGCGACGAATTCGCGGTCGGCCAGGCGCTTGTTCAGCACGCCGTAGAGGCGGTTGGTTTCCTTGACGTAGCGTTCGATGGCGTAGGGGATGCGCTCGGGCGCGTAGCCGGAGAAGTGGTGGTTCTGGCCGGCCATGGGGCCCAGGCCGCCCATCTGCCAGAACAGCCATTGCGAGACCTCGGCGCGGCCGCGCAGGTCGGCGGGCAGGAAGCGGCCGGTCTTTTCGGCCAGGTACTGCAGGATGGCGCCGGATTCGAACAGCGACAGCGGCGCGCCGCCGTCGGCGGGCTGCTGGTCGACGATGGCCGGAATGCGGTTGTTGGGCGCGATGGCCAGGAACGCGGGCTTGAACTGGTCGCCCTTGCTGATGTTGACCGGGTGGATCTCGTACGGCAGCCCGGCTTCTTCCAGGAAAATCGTGATCTTGTGGCCGTTCGGGGTGGTCCAGTAATAGAGATCGATCATGGGGATTCCTCAGCGTCTTGGCGCCGCCGGCCAATGCCGGCGGATCGGAAGGCCCATGATAGCGGCGCGCGGGGCGGGCGGCCGAATACCCGGGGGCGCGGTGCGGGTTTGGCCCGCGGCCGGGTCAGGCCGCGCCGGGCCGGGCGCCGCCGCGCAGGCGCCACTGCCAGTTCAGGCTGACGCCGGCGGCCGCCACGAAGATCATCGCCACGCCCAGCACCTGGGTGGCGTCCATGCGGTGGCCGTACACCACCAGGTCCAGCAGGATCGCCACGGCCGGGTAGATGAAGCTGAGGGCGGCGGTCGAGGTGGTGGGCAGCTTCTGGATCGCCGAATACATCAGGATGTACATCAGGCAGGTGTGGACCAGGCCCAGCGCCACCAGGTAGCCCCATTGCAGCGGCGCGGCGGGCAGCGCCTGGAAGTCGGCCATGGGCAGCAGCATCACCGCGCCCAGCGTCACCTGCACCAGCGCCAGCACCTGCGGCGGGATGCCCTTCAGGCGCTTGACGATGACGGCGGTGATGCCATAGAGGGCCGCCGCGCCCAGCCCCAGCAGCAGGCCCGACAGATAGGCGTCGCCGCCGCTGTGGTCGGTGAGCTTGAGCACCAGCAGCAGGCCGGCGAAGGCGATCACCGACCACGCCAGCTTGCCGCGCGTGGGGCGTTCGCCCAGGAACAGCGCGCCCAGGCCGATCAGGAAGAAGGGCTGCACGTTGTAGACGGCGGTGGCCAGCGAGATCGACGCCAGGCGGTAGGCCGAGAACAGCAGCACCCAGTTCAGCACCAGCGCGGCGCCGGCGGCCAGGGCCAGCGCCAGCGTGCGGGCCGTGAACAGGCCGGGCTTGAGCAGGCCGCGGGCCCAGCAGTACAGGAACAGCGACAGCGCGCCGAAGACGCAGCGGAAGAACACCACGTTCCAGGCGCTCTGGCCGGATTCGAGGACGAACACGCCCAGGGTGCCGGACAGGGTCATGGCGGCGGCCATCTGGACCAGGCCGAGGCGATCGGAAGAGGGGGACATGGAAGGCTCCAGGGGACCGTGCGGTCCGCGATTCGATGGAGAAATTATCCCAGGCCGATCGGGCCGGTTATATGATGTTGCTGCGGCAGATTCGTCGTTGAACCTTCGTTCGGGTGGAATTTATGCAGAATGACCTAAAGAATGAAAGCCCGGTCCTGGATGGTATCGATCGCCGCCTGGTGGAGATGCTGACGGCCAACGCGCGCACCACCACCGCCGACCTGGCGCGCCAGGTCGGCATGTCCGCGCCGAGCGTGGCCGACCGCTTGCGGCGGCTGGAGGAATCGGGCGTGATCCGCGCCTATACCCTGGACGTGGACCCGGTGGCGCTGGGCTACACGCTCGAGGCAATCGTGCGCATCCGGCCGCTGCCGGGCCAGTTGCGGCGGGTCGAGGGGCTGATCCAGGAGATCCCGCAATTCGTGGAATGCGACAAGGTCACGGGCGACGACTGCTTCATCGCGCGCGTGGTGCTGCGCTCGATCACCCACCTGGACGGCATCCTGGAGCGCGTGACCGAGTTCGCCGAGACCAACACCGCCATCATCAAGGCGCACACCGTGCGCCGCCGCCTGCCGCCGTTGCGCTGAACGGCCGGCGCGGCGCGCCCGCCGGGCCGGAGCCTGTCAGGCGGCGGGCGCCGCCAGGGCGCGGACGATGTCGTCCTTCAGGCCGGCCGGCGTGTCGGTGGGGGCGTAGCGCTTGATCACCTGGCCATCGCGGCCCACCAGGAATTTGGTGAAGTTCCACTTGATGCCCTCGGTGCCGAAGACGCCGGGCTTTTCGCCCTTGAGCCAGCGGTACAGCGGGTCGGCGTCGGCGCCATTGACGTCGATCTTGGCGAACAGCGGGAAGGTGATGTCGTACTGCGTGGTGCAGAAGTCGAGGATCTCGGCCTCGTTGCCCGGCTCCTGGCGGCCGAACTGGTCGCAGGGAAAGCCCAGCACCGTCAGGCCGTCTTCGCGCAGGGCGCGGTACAGCGCTTCCAGGCCCGAATACTGTGGCGTGAAGCCGCATTTCGAGGCCACGTTCACCACCAGCAGCACCCGGCCGCGGTAGGCGGCCAGCGGCTGGTCGGCGCCGTGGATGTCGCGGGTCGAGAAATCGTAGATCGTGCTCATGCGGGCTCCTTGGGGTCAGGCGTCGGAACGGGACGAGGCCAGCGCGCCGGGTTGCGGCGGCTGCGCCATCCCGGCGTGGCGCCCATAGTAGCGCGTGCCCCACAGGGTCAGCAGCAACACCGCCGCGGTGATGGCGGCCGACATCCACGGCAGGTCGGTCAGCGGCAGGCCGTGGCCCAGTGCCAGGCTGCCGAGCCAGGCGCCGCCGGCGTTGCCCAGGTTGAAGGCGCCCTGGTTCAGGGTCGAGGCGAGGTTGGGCGCCTCGGCCGCCTGGTCCACGATCAGCGTCTGCAGCAGCGGCACCACGGCAAAGCCCAGCGTGCCCCAGATGAAGGTCATCACCAGCATCGGCGCCAGCGCGTGGATGGCCTGGCTGAGCGCCAGGAACACCAGCAGCAGGCCCAGGAAGATGCGGCGCAGCGACACTTCCAGGTTGCGGTCGCCCAGCTTGCCGCCGAGCGTGCTGCCCACGGTGAGCGCGACGCCGAACAGCAGCAGCACGCCGGTCACGCCGCGTTCGGACACGCCGGTGATGTCGCGCAGGATCGGCGCGATATAGGTCAGCACGCAGAACAGCGCGGCCGAGGCCAGCACGCTGGCCAGCAGCGGCCACAGCACGCGCACGTCGCGCAGCACGCGGAACTCGCGCAGGATGTTGCCGGGTTGCATGGGAATGCGGCCGGGCAGCCAGGCCGCCAGCGCCGCGACCGCGGCCAGGCCGATGCCGCTGACCACCCAGAAGGTCGAGCGCCAGCCCGCCACCTGGCCCAGCGCGGTGCCCAGCGGCACGCCCAGCACGTTGGCCAGCGTCAGCCCGGTGAACATCAGCGCGATGGCGCTGGAGCGCTGGTGGCGCGGCACCAGGTCGGCCGCCACCACCGCGCCGATGCCGAAGAAGGCGCCATGGCAGAAGGCGGTGAAGACGCGCGCGGCCATCAGCGTGGCGTAACCCGGCGCCAGCGCACAGAGCAGGTTGCCCAGCACGAAGGTGCTGGCCAGGCCGATCAGCGTGGCCTTGCGCGGCAGGCGCGCGGTGATGATGGCCATGATGGGCGCGCCGATCACCACGCCCATGGCGTAGCCCGTGATCAGCAGGCCGGCGATGTCGATACTGACGTCCAGGTCGGCGGCAACGTTGGGCAAGAGGCCCATGATGACGAATTCGCTGGTGCCGATGCCGAAAGCGGCGGCGGCCAGCGCGATGAGATGCAGGGGCATGTAAAACCGGGGAGAGGGCCGGGCGCACGGGGCCGCGGCGACAGGGAAGGGTGCGCGGATTTTAGAGCAGCCGCCCGCGCGCGCCGCCGCAAATCCCTGTTGCCGATGCGGGTATACCCTTGGTCCGCGTTCAGACCAGTTTCAGGTCCAGCGGCGTGGTGCCCGGGAACACCTGTGCCAGCCGGGCCGGCGGCAGGCCGTACAGGCGCGAGAACAGGCCGGCGAACAGCGCGCGGTATTCATTGAGCACCGGGTAGTCGCGGTCCTGGAACAGGGTCTCGCGTTTGACCGGGACCTGGCGGCCGGCGATGCGGCCGCCTTGCACATTGCCGCCCAGCACCCAGTAGACCGTGCCGTGGCCGTGGTCGGTGCCCTTGTTGCCGTTTTCGCGGAAGGTGCGGCCGAATTCGCTGATGACGACGACCGTGGCCTGTTTCCAGGCCGGGCCCATGGCATCGGCGTAGCCGGCCAGCGCCCGGCCCAGCTGGCCGAGCCGGTTGGCCAGCATGCCGCTGGCGCCGCCCTGGCCGACGTGCGTGTCCCAGCCGCCGACGTCGACGAAGCCCAGGTTGTAGCTGTCGCGCATGAAGCGGCCGATGCGGCGCGCTTCCTGCTCCAGCCTGTCGGCCGACACGGCGTTGCCGCTGGCGGCCTCCATTTCGGCGTCGAGTTCGGCGCGCGTGGCGCCCATGATGCGCTGGCCCTCGGCGACCGAGGCGCCCAGGTCGGTGTGCTGGTACATGGCGGCGATGGCGCGGTTGTCGGCCTCGGACAGGCGCGATTTGCGGGCCGCGCCGCCCAGGTCGATGTTGGGCACGCGCTCGGCGCCGCGGAAGATCTGCGGCACCTCGGAGGTGAAGGCGGCCGCCTGCATGCCCTTGCCGTCGAGCGCGGCGGCCAGGCGGTTCAGGAAGCCCGAGCGGAAGTCGCCGTTCCTGTCGCGGGCCGCGCCCTGGCCGAGTTCGATGCGGTTCTGGGTCTCGAAGTGGCTGCGGCTGGTGTCGTCGGTGCCGGCGAACGGCACGAAGGCCAGCTGGCGCTTCTGGTAGAAGGGCATCAGGCTCTCGGCCAGCGCCGGGTGCAGGGCCCAGCCGTCGGCCAGGGGCAGGGCGGCGCCGGCGCCGCTGCCGGGCCTGGCGATGGCGATGCTCGGGCGCGACTCGTAATAGAAGTCGCTGTTGGCGGGCACCAGCAGGCTGGCGGCGTCGTAGGCGCCGCGCATGAAGACGACCAGCAGCTTGTTGTTGGCGGCGGCTGGCGCGGCGTACAGGCGGCTGGCGCCGAAGACGAGCGGCGCCGAGGCCATGAGTTGCAGTATGCGGCGGCGATCCATGGGGTTTCTCCTGCGGCGGCGGCTCAGCGCCGCATGAATTCGGGCGAGGCCAGCAGATAGGTGTTGGCGTCCTTGGGGTTCTTCGCCTGCGCGATGGCGTCGCGGGTGGCGGGCGACAGGCGCGAGAACAGGCCGTCGGCGGCGTTCTCGCGCAGCAGGTCGGGCAGGCGCGGCAATTCCACCGGCCCCTTGTCGTCGCCCTCGCGGTAGAAGGCCTGGGGCGCGGCGGCGATGGCGCGCGCCACTTCGAAGCGCGCGGTCATCTGGCCCGAGCCGGCCCAGTCCGACTGCGCCTGCGGATAGCCGTCGGGCGTCAGGCGCTGGTTCAGCGGCTGGCCCAGCTGCCTGAGCATGGCCATGGCCGGGCGCGGATTGGCGATGGGGGGCAGGTCGGCGTAGGTCAGCCGCAAGGCCGAATACACGTAATGCACGGGGTCCTTGAACACGCCGGCCTTGAGCGACTGCGTGAAT
The window above is part of the Achromobacter deleyi genome. Proteins encoded here:
- a CDS encoding Lrp/AsnC family transcriptional regulator, whose product is MQNDLKNESPVLDGIDRRLVEMLTANARTTTADLARQVGMSAPSVADRLRRLEESGVIRAYTLDVDPVALGYTLEAIVRIRPLPGQLRRVEGLIQEIPQFVECDKVTGDDCFIARVVLRSITHLDGILERVTEFAETNTAIIKAHTVRRRLPPLR
- a CDS encoding DMT family transporter; the encoded protein is MSPSSDRLGLVQMAAAMTLSGTLGVFVLESGQSAWNVVFFRCVFGALSLFLYCWARGLLKPGLFTARTLALALAAGAALVLNWVLLFSAYRLASISLATAVYNVQPFFLIGLGALFLGERPTRGKLAWSVIAFAGLLLVLKLTDHSGGDAYLSGLLLGLGAAALYGITAVIVKRLKGIPPQVLALVQVTLGAVMLLPMADFQALPAAPLQWGYLVALGLVHTCLMYILMYSAIQKLPTTSTAALSFIYPAVAILLDLVVYGHRMDATQVLGVAMIFVAAAGVSLNWQWRLRGGARPGAA
- a CDS encoding lipoate--protein ligase family protein translates to MTRTDWNDYDWQLIHEAPQRPALHMALDAVITDEVGAGTRPPTLRIWEWSAPAVVIGRFQSLKNEVDPEGARRHGIEVVRRVSGGGAMFIEPGNSITYSLSAPQALVHGMSFQESYAFLDAWVLQALQGLGIKAWYQPLNDIASDIGKIGGAAQARRAGAVLHHVTMSYDIDADKMVEVLRIGREKLSDKGTTSAKKRVDPLRTQTGLAREVIIQRMVDTFASLHRLTPGQLGAATLAQAEAQAAEKFSTPEWTAVVP
- a CDS encoding TonB-dependent siderophore receptor translates to MFAGLTRCPLAASTLALALAACWTVSAAAQEARQLPAITVTAGAAAEKADGPAPGVVASRSGVGSKTDTALIDTPQSVSVVTRDLMDAQAAQTVDQALRYVPAVYSQDNDLRFDQLRIRGFDADSYLDGMKLNRTTWFATPRIDPYFLERMDVLRGPSSVLYGQASPGGVVDMVTKRPTSEPLHSVEFGIGNHQRYQMGFDFGGPVDEDGKWLYRVTGLGRDANTQTDHVKEQRVGIAPALTWRPSGDTSLTLLASYQYDPEGGLFNPVPAYGTALWNPNGRLRPDAYLGDPDRDRFKRTQYSVGYLLEHRFSDALQVRQNVRYLRDDIDYYQTSLSSPLGPDRRSAYMWANVNKEHLSQFTIDNQAQLDFQTGALRHTLLAGVDYQYLENDIRRGGQYFGANPINVYDPDYSGFPRVPVTVNQTTRLTQLGGYLQEQLRWDRWLLTVGGRQDYARTDDTQRDAQTGARTASTDTGDHAFTWRAGLNYKFDNGISPYVSYSTSFQPQSGNDASGAPFVPTRGKQYEVGVKFQPANVRSFATVALYDLRQTNVLTADPQRPQFSVQSGEIRSRGLELEAHAELTRELSLVASYAYMDNVVTKANDASQGKHPTGVPKHMASVWTDYTIHGGDLNGLGFGGGVRYLGKTYGSVDNTFTLPGRVLVDAAVHYDTGRWRFGLNASNLFNKQYLAYCNSTMICYWGASRTLLATARYQW
- a CDS encoding glutathione peroxidase, encoding MSTIYDFSTRDIHGADQPLAAYRGRVLLVVNVASKCGFTPQYSGLEALYRALREDGLTVLGFPCDQFGRQEPGNEAEILDFCTTQYDITFPLFAKIDVNGADADPLYRWLKGEKPGVFGTEGIKWNFTKFLVGRDGQVIKRYAPTDTPAGLKDDIVRALAAPAA
- a CDS encoding DUF1501 domain-containing protein; translation: MDRRRILQLMASAPLVFGASRLYAAPAAANNKLLVVFMRGAYDAASLLVPANSDFYYESRPSIAIARPGSGAGAALPLADGWALHPALAESLMPFYQKRQLAFVPFAGTDDTSRSHFETQNRIELGQGAARDRNGDFRSGFLNRLAAALDGKGMQAAAFTSEVPQIFRGAERVPNIDLGGAARKSRLSEADNRAIAAMYQHTDLGASVAEGQRIMGATRAELDAEMEAASGNAVSADRLEQEARRIGRFMRDSYNLGFVDVGGWDTHVGQGGASGMLANRLGQLGRALAGYADAMGPAWKQATVVVISEFGRTFRENGNKGTDHGHGTVYWVLGGNVQGGRIAGRQVPVKRETLFQDRDYPVLNEYRALFAGLFSRLYGLPPARLAQVFPGTTPLDLKLV
- a CDS encoding lipoate protein ligase C-terminal domain-containing protein; translated protein: MHGEYKVPGGKLVVADLEVRDGRLADVRISGDFFLEPPEALEAINAGLNGLPADAGELELALAVQSALPANTEMFGFSAEAVAVVLRRALA
- a CDS encoding MFS transporter; translation: MPLHLIALAAAAFGIGTSEFVIMGLLPNVAADLDVSIDIAGLLITGYAMGVVIGAPIMAIITARLPRKATLIGLASTFVLGNLLCALAPGYATLMAARVFTAFCHGAFFGIGAVVAADLVPRHQRSSAIALMFTGLTLANVLGVPLGTALGQVAGWRSTFWVVSGIGLAAVAALAAWLPGRIPMQPGNILREFRVLRDVRVLWPLLASVLASAALFCVLTYIAPILRDITGVSERGVTGVLLLFGVALTVGSTLGGKLGDRNLEVSLRRIFLGLLLVFLALSQAIHALAPMLVMTFIWGTLGFAVVPLLQTLIVDQAAEAPNLASTLNQGAFNLGNAGGAWLGSLALGHGLPLTDLPWMSAAITAAVLLLTLWGTRYYGRHAGMAQPPQPGALASSRSDA
- a CDS encoding RsiV family protein, giving the protein MRRPRMPRGLSAAVLGAALLALAGCGSSPPANITLESPTAAASTATPEKIGDLATERIKWASNKPDCKGDCPRIEIDSVAFPGIPKLTALVDHVLAYMTGTDANRRGPYETLSEYTQYFWSTARPRDATFFKASVKDAIGDIVSIELHTEQFLTGAAHGIPATQYLNWERSRGRVMALDEALIPGRRAEYVAALQRAHAKWLAGNSDAKRDPAAYGKMWPFQESDNFALTRDGIVVKYDAYSIAPYSYGEPELSIPYADLRGILKPELLPKS
- a CDS encoding GNAT family N-acetyltransferase, whose amino-acid sequence is MTDSPLRFRRARADDLPDIVAMLADDELGARREDPSIPLNPRYTAAFAAIEQDPNQFFAVVERDARLVGCLQLSFIPGLSRLGQWRGQIESVRIASSSRGQGLGRAMFEWAIEQCRSQGCEMVQLTTDRARPDARRFYESLGFKASHDGMKLSL
- a CDS encoding glutathione S-transferase N-terminal domain-containing protein, with the translated sequence MIDLYYWTTPNGHKITIFLEEAGLPYEIHPVNISKGDQFKPAFLAIAPNNRIPAIVDQQPADGGAPLSLFESGAILQYLAEKTGRFLPADLRGRAEVSQWLFWQMGGLGPMAGQNHHFSGYAPERIPYAIERYVKETNRLYGVLNKRLADREFVAGDYSIADMAAYPWIVPHAKQGQDLNDFPHLKRWFDAIAARPAVQRAYALADKVNTAPSVSDDESHRILFGQSARNVR